The DNA segment CGATTAATCTCTATTATCTGTTTATATTATTTTATAAGTAGTTAAATTAAAGATTAAATTTCTCCAACATCACATGTTTACCATTATATGACTTTGTAAAATTTCGATACATTCCTTTTAAACTCTTAAATTTATTAAATTAAGTTTAATTTTTTCCTTACATTTCTTTTGGATAACTTAATATATATAGGGTTTAATTGATATACACTAACAATATAAAAAGATTTTATACCATTTGTTAATCCTATCGGttggatattaaaataagtttgatttttattttaaaaatatataaaataatacAAATGGTTGATGGTGATGAAACGACAGTGAAATTTTTTTTTACActaataatatatatatatatatatatatatatatgacttgAATCAAAGAGAAGCAGTTGTTTTGGCATTGAATTTGATATGTTCTGATGAATAGAAAATCAGTCACGTCAAAGACTCCGTCGTCGGTGTTCTTCTCCGAAGATCTCATCATCGAGATCATTTCACTACTACCCGTTAAACCTCTTCTTCGATTCCAATGTGTAAGTAATTCTTGGAATACCCTCGTTTCCAATCCTATTTTTGTGAAATTTCATCTCAAAAGATCAAAAACATCACCAAATCCACAATTCACATTAATCATTAATCACCTCAAACTTGTAGATTATAGCTACAAAAGTGATTGGAGTATGGTTCCATACCCTATAAGTCGTTTACTCGATAACCCGTCGACTATCTTTGTCGTTGATTCCTATTACGGATTAGACAATAAAGAATCCTCTATTGCTGGTTCTTGCAATGGATTAATCTGTCTGGTTGGTTATAATTTCACTGATCCAACTACTGAATATCAAGAGTATTGGTTCAGATTATGGAACCCAGCTACTAGAAAAATATCCCAAAAATTGGGGTATTTTCGTGATTTACATGGTTTCGTCTTTAATTTTGGTTGGGATGATTCTAGAGGCTCGTTTAAATTGGTGGCGTCAAGCTTCATTCGTGATGGACGTACAAGCGAGGTGAGAGTTTTCACTGTTGGTGATAATATTTGGGGAAAGATTGAAAGTTTCCCGGTTCTTCCTCTTGGTTTGGAGTGGCGTGGACGACGTATAGGTGATAAGTATGATCGTTGTCTGTCTTTAAATAGTACTATTAACTGGTTGGCTATTCACAAGGACCTACGGTTCAATTGGAATTATTATGTAAAGGACATGACTGTTGAGGACCTTGTTATTGTTTCGCTCGATTTGGGGACTGAGACATATAATTGTTATCGATTGCCTGATGAGCCAACTTTTGGTGTTTTGGAGGAATGTATTTGTTTGTGTTGTTCTTATGAGGTAGCTGATATTGTTATATGGCAGATGAAGAAATTTGGGATTGAAGAGTCTTGGATTCAATTTCTTAAAATTAGTTATAACATTCTTCAATTAGACTATTATTGTCCATTCTTGCCATTGTTTCTTTCTAAGGATGGTGATACATTGCTATTGTGCAGTTTGAATAatagggaatcaattctttatAATTTGAGAGATAATAGTATACAACCAATAGAAGTTAAAGTGCACAAAACTGGTATTGATGATGAAACTCTCAACTTTGTTAGTTTGAAATTGGCCCTGGATTATGTTGAAAGTTTAATTTCAATTTGTTGAAAGTAAGTTCATGAGCCGTGGTTTACTTGTTTTTATATTATTATAACCAAAGGTTTGATGTTGTTCATAAACCTGTTTTTTCTAGTGTTAATTCTATGAACTAAAATCCTGACATACTTTTTGATTGTTTTATCAGCTTTCTTGGTTGCTGGCGGAAGAAATTGTCAAGAATCACTTTAGATGCTTCATTCAGGGACTGAAAAGAAAAGAATAGGAAGTTGAAGATATTACACATGATGGAAGGTGACAGGAAAATGACATATAATAGGAAGCGACTATGTAATACAGAATCAAGGTCAATTGTTCTGTG comes from the Lathyrus oleraceus cultivar Zhongwan6 unplaced genomic scaffold, CAAS_Psat_ZW6_1.0 chrUn0001, whole genome shotgun sequence genome and includes:
- the LOC127110496 gene encoding F-box/kelch-repeat protein At3g23880 isoform X2 is translated as MNRKSVTSKTPSSVFFSEDLIIEIISLLPVKPLLRFQCVSNSWNTLVSNPIFVKFHLKRSKTSPNPQFTLIINHLKLVDYSYKSDWSMVPYPISRLLDNPSTIFVVDSYYGLDNKESSIAGSCNGLICLVGYNFTDPTTEYQEYWFRLWNPATRKISQKLGYFRDLHGFVFNFGWDDSRGSFKLVASSFIRDGRTSEVRVFTVGDNIWGKIESFPVLPLGLEWRGRRIGDKYDRCLSLNSTINWLAIHKDLRFNWNYYVKDMTVEDLVIVSLDLGTETYNCYRLPDEPTFGVLEECICLCCSYEVADIVIWQMKKFGIEESWIQFLKISYNILQLDYYCPFLPLFLSKDGDTLLLCSLNNRESILYNLRDNSIQPIEVKVHKTAFLVAGGRNCQESL
- the LOC127110496 gene encoding F-box/kelch-repeat protein At3g23880 isoform X1 encodes the protein MNRKSVTSKTPSSVFFSEDLIIEIISLLPVKPLLRFQCVSNSWNTLVSNPIFVKFHLKRSKTSPNPQFTLIINHLKLVDYSYKSDWSMVPYPISRLLDNPSTIFVVDSYYGLDNKESSIAGSCNGLICLVGYNFTDPTTEYQEYWFRLWNPATRKISQKLGYFRDLHGFVFNFGWDDSRGSFKLVASSFIRDGRTSEVRVFTVGDNIWGKIESFPVLPLGLEWRGRRIGDKYDRCLSLNSTINWLAIHKDLRFNWNYYVKDMTVEDLVIVSLDLGTETYNCYRLPDEPTFGVLEECICLCCSYEVADIVIWQMKKFGIEESWIQFLKISYNILQLDYYCPFLPLFLSKDGDTLLLCSLNNRESILYNLRDNSIQPIEVKVHKTGIDDETLNFVSLKLALDYVESLISIC